From Vibrio tritonius, the proteins below share one genomic window:
- a CDS encoding aromatic amino acid transport family protein, translating into MMKSKLLGSTLIIAGTTIGAGMLALPLASAGIGFSTSLMIMVALWVLMSFTALLMVEVHQYAESNATLHTLAKQILGEKGKWIATFAMLFLFYSLCAAYIAGGGAQFSDRMHDMLGLELQGSVGTLLFTVIVAAVVTIGTGTVDRVNRVLFTGKLIAMVLVLFFLAPNVTESYLLSMPLQQGLIVAAIPVIFTSFGFHGSIPAIVNYLDGDTPALRKAIILGSAIPLIIYVFWQLVTLGVVSQNELVDNSGLSALISTLAVKVHHSNLSNVIGIFADLALLTSFLGVSLGLFEFLGDILRKNSTASMNRPVAAMITFLPPLAFALFYPEGFIMALGYAAIALAILAIFLPLFMVVKVRQQKSDVKYQVGGGTPALVLTGVVGVMIIGVQLLVTAGVLPALG; encoded by the coding sequence ATGATGAAATCAAAGCTTCTAGGTAGTACTTTGATCATTGCCGGTACCACTATTGGTGCGGGAATGTTAGCCCTACCACTTGCCTCTGCCGGAATTGGATTTTCTACATCGCTGATGATCATGGTCGCGTTGTGGGTACTTATGTCGTTCACTGCCCTATTGATGGTAGAAGTACATCAATACGCCGAAAGCAATGCCACTTTGCACACACTAGCGAAACAAATTTTGGGTGAAAAAGGCAAATGGATTGCCACTTTTGCCATGCTCTTTCTTTTCTATTCGCTCTGTGCTGCTTACATCGCCGGTGGCGGCGCGCAGTTCAGTGATCGCATGCACGATATGCTTGGGCTAGAGTTGCAAGGTTCTGTGGGCACATTACTGTTTACGGTTATTGTGGCTGCGGTAGTTACTATCGGTACAGGTACTGTAGACCGAGTTAACCGTGTACTGTTTACTGGCAAGCTGATTGCAATGGTGCTCGTGTTATTCTTTCTAGCGCCGAACGTAACGGAATCTTACTTACTAAGCATGCCACTTCAACAAGGTTTGATTGTGGCTGCGATTCCTGTGATTTTCACTTCGTTTGGCTTTCACGGCAGCATTCCAGCGATTGTGAACTACCTTGATGGTGACACTCCGGCACTGCGTAAAGCCATTATTTTGGGTTCTGCGATTCCGTTGATCATCTATGTTTTTTGGCAGCTCGTTACATTAGGCGTCGTTAGCCAGAACGAATTGGTTGATAACTCTGGATTGTCTGCCCTGATCAGCACCTTAGCGGTCAAAGTGCATCATTCGAATTTAAGCAACGTCATCGGCATTTTTGCTGACCTAGCATTATTGACCTCATTTTTGGGCGTAAGCTTAGGTCTGTTTGAATTTCTTGGTGATATTTTGCGTAAAAATAGTACGGCAAGCATGAATCGCCCAGTCGCAGCCATGATTACGTTTTTACCACCTCTAGCGTTTGCGTTGTTTTACCCAGAAGGCTTTATCATGGCACTAGGCTACGCTGCAATCGCTTTAGCCATCTTAGCCATTTTCTTACCATTATTTATGGTGGTAAAAGTGCGCCAACAAAAGTCAGATGTAAAATACCAAGTTGGAGGCGGCACTCCTGCGCTGGTATTGACAGGCGTAGTCGGGGTAATGATTATAGGAGTGCAATTGCTAGTAACAGCAGGCGTGCTGCCCGCACTAGGTTAA
- a CDS encoding glycosyl transferase family 90: MRKIQYYLSSVMYSLVPNPIMRGYVNYRLNRLSHEQRQSMQQRLNYYHQVQHRFSTTPEAKQASHFKKNCGSTYYYDMLKVIKGFDPNFSFDFIHGDVTEVPSSPTFVKSRPIAGHNHNSILLKLNEVRHYRFVKDKLSFSEKLDRVVWRGSGFRPNRRLLLETYFSHPRCNVGRTDTEDHDQLRYVLPKMSIKEQLNYKFILSLEGKDVATNLKWIMSSQSLVMTPKLVFETWFMEGKLIPGVHYVELKDDFSDLIEKMDYYLAHPDEAEQIISNANQWVAQFKQLGQERLLSYLVAERYFNLSQIPQTAPTPPWLWRWNKTNS; the protein is encoded by the coding sequence ATGCGCAAAATTCAATATTATTTATCCAGCGTAATGTACAGTTTAGTTCCTAACCCCATCATGCGCGGATATGTCAATTATCGCCTTAACCGTCTCAGTCATGAGCAACGCCAATCCATGCAACAGCGGCTCAATTACTATCATCAAGTACAACACCGTTTCTCCACTACCCCCGAAGCAAAACAAGCCTCTCATTTTAAGAAAAACTGTGGCAGCACCTACTATTACGACATGCTTAAAGTCATTAAAGGGTTTGATCCGAATTTCAGTTTTGATTTTATCCATGGCGACGTAACAGAAGTCCCAAGTTCACCTACGTTTGTGAAAAGTCGCCCAATCGCGGGCCATAACCACAATTCCATTTTGCTCAAGCTTAATGAAGTACGACACTATCGTTTTGTGAAAGATAAACTCAGCTTCAGTGAAAAATTGGATCGTGTCGTATGGCGAGGCAGTGGTTTTCGTCCTAATCGACGTTTACTCCTAGAAACCTATTTTTCTCACCCACGCTGTAACGTCGGACGAACCGATACCGAAGATCACGATCAACTGCGCTATGTTTTGCCTAAAATGAGCATCAAAGAGCAGCTTAATTACAAGTTTATATTGAGCTTAGAAGGGAAAGATGTAGCCACTAACCTAAAATGGATTATGTCATCTCAATCGCTTGTTATGACCCCGAAATTGGTCTTCGAGACATGGTTCATGGAAGGAAAACTGATTCCTGGCGTGCATTATGTGGAGCTTAAAGATGACTTTTCTGACCTGATTGAAAAGATGGACTACTATCTTGCTCATCCAGACGAAGCTGAACAGATCATCTCAAATGCCAATCAGTGGGTTGCCCAGTTTAAGCAGCTCGGACAAGAACGCTTACTAAGCTATTTAGTTGCAGAGCGTTATTTCAACCTTTCTCAAATTCCGCAAACCGCTCCTACCCCGCCTTGGCTATGGCGATGGAATAAAACCAACTCCTAA
- a CDS encoding ShlB/FhaC/HecB family hemolysin secretion/activation protein: MSVGKTILSLVLMGSSTLSWSSPWLNFSGQKDQCEPANLSLMVSSYGVESRSSDAQCLFETAKFSPAGWDLAPVTVTSQKIWQWYSDEPIIKALPALGTVSFSFGQDAFKQEKLDDLLRPRTEQGSRIRLAVEYSTKLFDNELTFVPMVSRTTLWSESESGSRQASDTYQQIHKEELSMSYGYPLTSNLGYSTYVYGIWSSDRVGNAPVSVVNDYALHGFEFVQTTGSEGYFWRNDLNYDLGDIPDVGKVMTILSIDMGQIGQDRFYTLANDTVVGAALSVMLAHQRYETTLSLGLPVDHPSEFYTDQYTLYYWFKVKL; this comes from the coding sequence GTGTCAGTTGGCAAAACCATATTAAGTCTAGTGTTAATGGGTAGCTCTACCTTGAGCTGGTCATCGCCTTGGCTTAATTTTTCTGGACAAAAAGACCAGTGTGAACCTGCTAACTTGTCATTAATGGTATCTTCGTATGGTGTGGAAAGCAGATCGAGTGATGCTCAATGTTTATTTGAAACTGCCAAATTTTCTCCAGCAGGTTGGGATCTCGCTCCTGTTACTGTGACTTCGCAAAAGATATGGCAATGGTATAGTGATGAACCCATTATTAAGGCGTTGCCAGCATTGGGTACCGTCAGTTTTTCTTTTGGGCAAGATGCATTCAAGCAAGAAAAGTTAGATGATTTGTTGCGACCGCGTACTGAGCAAGGTTCACGCATTCGCTTAGCCGTAGAATACAGCACCAAGCTATTTGATAATGAACTCACATTTGTTCCTATGGTGAGTAGAACAACATTATGGTCTGAATCAGAAAGCGGCTCTCGCCAAGCTTCAGATACTTATCAGCAAATTCATAAAGAAGAGTTATCGATGAGTTACGGTTATCCGTTAACGTCGAATTTGGGCTACTCTACCTATGTTTATGGTATCTGGAGTTCAGATCGTGTTGGCAATGCTCCGGTTTCCGTGGTGAATGATTACGCGTTGCATGGTTTTGAGTTTGTGCAAACCACCGGAAGCGAAGGTTATTTTTGGCGCAATGATTTGAATTACGATTTAGGTGATATCCCTGATGTCGGTAAAGTGATGACGATACTGTCTATCGACATGGGGCAAATTGGGCAAGACCGCTTTTATACGTTAGCAAATGATACTGTGGTTGGTGCCGCGTTATCGGTTATGTTGGCGCATCAACGTTATGAAACGACTTTGTCGCTGGGTTTACCTGTCGATCATCCGAGCGAATTTTACACCGACCAATATACGTTGTACTACTGGTTTAAAGTGAAGCTTTAA
- a CDS encoding TonB-dependent siderophore receptor, translating into MILTTSKIVRPSASYAVRHQLKCYTLTLSPLVLAMFATPVRAEESHATDNQPEPETIVVTAQQHQIGYTMPSSSVATRGNVSVMDIPKAVATVSAQVLQDQNSDSLINALTNVSGITQTNNFGGKDDAIIRRGFGASRDGSILTDGLKTALPHSFNATTEQVEVLKGPSSTLYGVLDPSGMVNLVTKKPQTEFGAKVWSKLSAMGAGRYGQKYGLDITDSISDSQFAYRFIGEYEDSDYWRNFGTNRNWTVAPSLMWSTDTTELVLSYFHQHYLIPYDRGTIYDTEKNEFVNVSPRTRLDEPLSKYEGDSDLAKISLNQTLNDIWNLDTRYAYSQDDFKANQVRTRSYNSTTGAVKRRADVRGFYKVKTHAVRSDLTGSVDLFQKQNDLLFGASYDREKTRRSKLQTCNQNSNFNVNDPTYGQMEGCTYDASSAVLEYETINTTSVYGQDQFHLNDQWILVGGLRYQQYDIVAGRGDTQNTDTNGHALLPNAGVIWKVDPMVSLYANVGKTFRPNSSMTSEYGNLDPEEGISYEVGSKFDINQRINATLAAYHARKKNVAYSETVDGMTVYNTAGLVRSQGIELDMTAQLTERLQAIGSYAYTDTKVLKDPDYEGKALPNVAKHTASLFLSYNHGNLFQDNDNLRYGGGVHGASKRAGDNDNSFYLPEYAIADLFAAYTFKTTNPIKVQLNLNNVFDKEYYTSSIGSSAYAIAVGQPFNATLDISMAFGAM; encoded by the coding sequence ATGATATTAACCACTTCTAAGATTGTTCGCCCAAGCGCTTCTTACGCTGTTCGTCACCAATTAAAATGCTACACACTCACATTGTCACCACTGGTATTAGCGATGTTCGCAACGCCAGTGCGCGCCGAAGAATCGCACGCAACTGACAACCAACCAGAGCCCGAAACCATTGTCGTAACAGCTCAGCAACACCAAATTGGTTACACGATGCCGAGCAGTTCCGTCGCTACAAGGGGGAATGTTTCAGTGATGGATATTCCCAAAGCGGTGGCCACTGTAAGCGCTCAAGTTTTACAAGATCAAAACTCCGATTCCTTGATTAACGCATTAACCAATGTCAGTGGAATAACACAAACCAATAACTTTGGTGGTAAAGACGACGCGATCATTCGTCGTGGTTTCGGCGCGTCTAGAGATGGTTCAATATTGACGGACGGACTTAAAACCGCGCTACCTCATTCATTTAATGCCACTACGGAGCAAGTTGAGGTACTAAAAGGACCATCATCCACACTTTATGGGGTATTAGATCCAAGCGGGATGGTGAATTTGGTTACCAAAAAGCCACAAACGGAATTTGGAGCTAAGGTATGGTCGAAACTCTCTGCCATGGGAGCTGGTCGCTACGGTCAAAAATACGGTTTAGACATCACCGACAGCATTAGCGACAGCCAATTTGCCTACCGTTTTATCGGTGAATATGAAGACAGTGACTACTGGCGTAACTTTGGCACAAATCGCAATTGGACAGTTGCTCCATCACTAATGTGGAGCACTGATACAACTGAATTGGTTTTATCCTACTTCCACCAGCATTATCTGATTCCTTATGATCGCGGTACCATTTACGACACCGAGAAAAATGAGTTCGTCAATGTAAGTCCACGAACTCGGCTGGACGAGCCGCTTTCAAAATACGAAGGTGACTCAGACCTAGCCAAAATCTCGCTAAACCAAACGCTAAATGACATTTGGAATCTCGATACGCGTTATGCCTATTCACAAGATGATTTTAAAGCTAATCAAGTACGGACTCGTAGCTACAATTCCACGACTGGCGCTGTAAAGCGCAGAGCCGATGTTCGAGGTTTCTATAAAGTCAAAACCCATGCGGTACGCAGTGACTTGACCGGCAGTGTTGACCTATTTCAAAAGCAAAATGATCTGCTGTTTGGCGCGTCATATGATCGCGAGAAAACTCGCCGATCAAAACTGCAAACTTGTAATCAAAACTCGAACTTTAATGTTAACGATCCTACATATGGTCAAATGGAAGGTTGTACCTATGATGCATCAAGTGCGGTGTTAGAGTACGAAACCATCAATACAACGTCTGTGTACGGTCAAGATCAGTTCCATCTAAACGATCAATGGATTCTTGTGGGCGGCTTACGTTACCAACAATATGACATTGTGGCTGGTCGAGGCGATACACAAAATACCGACACAAATGGCCATGCCTTATTGCCAAACGCCGGCGTTATTTGGAAAGTTGACCCTATGGTTTCACTCTACGCGAACGTCGGTAAAACCTTCCGTCCTAATAGCTCAATGACTAGCGAATACGGTAACTTAGATCCCGAAGAAGGCATTTCTTACGAGGTCGGAAGCAAGTTTGATATTAATCAGCGCATAAACGCAACTCTCGCCGCCTACCACGCACGCAAAAAGAATGTTGCGTATTCAGAAACCGTTGATGGTATGACGGTTTATAACACAGCGGGTTTGGTCCGTTCGCAAGGTATTGAGTTAGATATGACAGCCCAGCTCACCGAGCGTTTACAAGCCATTGGTAGCTATGCTTATACCGATACCAAAGTCTTGAAAGACCCAGATTACGAAGGCAAAGCCTTACCTAACGTAGCGAAACATACTGCGTCACTTTTCCTTTCTTACAATCACGGCAATTTATTCCAAGATAATGACAATCTTCGTTACGGTGGCGGCGTGCATGGCGCTTCAAAACGTGCGGGTGATAACGATAACTCATTCTATTTACCTGAATATGCAATTGCCGACCTGTTTGCTGCTTACACGTTCAAAACCACTAATCCGATTAAGGTTCAACTGAACTTGAATAATGTTTTTGATAAGGAATACTACACCTCGTCAATCGGAAGTTCTGCTTACGCTATCGCCGTGGGTCAGCCATTTAATGCAACGTTAGATATCAGCATGGCATTTGGTGCAATGTAA
- the galE gene encoding UDP-glucose 4-epimerase GalE: MKVLVTGGMGYIGSHTCIQMIEAGMTPVILDNLYNSKASVLERVKKVSGVKPEFVQGDIRDKALLVSTMQKYGIDAVIHFAGLKAVGESVQKPLEYYDNNVNGTLVLVDAMREAGVKSIVFSSSATVYGDPASVPITEDFPTSATNPYGRSKLMVEECLTDFQKANPDWSITLLRYFNPVGSHPSGELGEDPQGIPNNLMPFVSQVAVGRREFLSVFGSDYPTKDGTGVRDYIHVMDLADGHIAALNRVGKQAGLHVYNLGTGNGYSVLDMVKAFEKACGKPVPYQLVERRPGDIAECWADPSKAQNDLGWKAVRTLDEMTQDTWRWQSNNPQGYPEV, translated from the coding sequence ATGAAGGTTTTAGTTACAGGTGGTATGGGCTACATTGGCAGTCACACATGCATTCAAATGATTGAAGCAGGAATGACACCTGTTATTCTCGATAACCTTTACAACAGTAAAGCGAGCGTGTTGGAACGTGTGAAAAAGGTGTCTGGAGTTAAACCTGAGTTTGTTCAGGGCGATATCCGCGATAAAGCTTTACTTGTTAGCACGATGCAGAAGTATGGTATTGACGCTGTGATTCATTTTGCCGGTTTAAAAGCGGTAGGTGAATCGGTTCAAAAACCGCTGGAGTACTACGACAATAACGTAAATGGCACATTAGTGCTTGTTGACGCAATGCGTGAAGCCGGTGTGAAATCAATCGTGTTTAGTTCTTCTGCCACTGTATATGGTGACCCAGCGAGCGTACCTATTACTGAAGATTTTCCAACCAGTGCAACGAACCCGTACGGCCGCAGTAAATTAATGGTTGAGGAGTGTTTAACCGACTTCCAAAAAGCCAACCCTGATTGGAGCATCACACTCCTGCGTTACTTCAATCCTGTTGGTTCTCATCCATCCGGTGAGTTGGGAGAGGACCCACAAGGCATTCCAAATAATTTGATGCCATTTGTGTCTCAAGTTGCAGTAGGTCGTCGTGAATTCCTGTCAGTTTTTGGTAGTGATTACCCAACGAAAGATGGCACAGGTGTGCGAGATTACATCCATGTAATGGACCTTGCTGATGGCCACATTGCAGCTTTAAACCGTGTTGGCAAGCAAGCGGGTTTGCATGTCTATAATTTAGGTACAGGAAATGGTTACAGTGTGCTGGATATGGTGAAAGCCTTCGAAAAGGCGTGTGGTAAACCAGTACCTTACCAATTGGTTGAACGTCGCCCGGGTGATATTGCTGAATGTTGGGCAGATCCAAGCAAAGCTCAGAACGATTTAGGGTGGAAAGCGGTGCGTACTTTAGATGAAATGACGCAAGATACTTGGCGTTGGCAATCGAATAACCCACAGGGTTATCCGGAAGTATAA
- a CDS encoding 5-oxoprolinase subunit PxpA → MTLQNITLNCDMGESFGAWTMGDDEQVMPWIDMANIACGFHASDPHVMSRTIDLAIEHEVMIGAHPSYPDLQGFGRRAMAFTEQEISELLIYQIGALKALCESKNTRLDYVKPHGALYHDMMNQPDVFRAVVDAVSCFNVPLMIMATSNNQEFLDVADLYDVPLLFEAFADRTYQGNGRLMPRTEKGSVLAKEEDIINQVKQIARYGKVTSADGFVIPMEADTLCVHGDNKDAIALIEKIRYHLNP, encoded by the coding sequence GTGACTTTACAGAATATTACGTTGAACTGCGATATGGGCGAAAGTTTTGGCGCTTGGACAATGGGGGATGATGAGCAAGTAATGCCTTGGATCGATATGGCGAACATCGCTTGTGGCTTCCACGCTTCCGATCCTCATGTGATGAGCCGTACGATCGACTTAGCAATAGAGCATGAAGTCATGATTGGTGCTCACCCAAGCTACCCTGATTTACAAGGCTTTGGCCGTCGAGCGATGGCGTTTACCGAGCAAGAAATCAGCGAACTGCTTATCTACCAAATTGGTGCACTAAAAGCACTCTGCGAAAGTAAAAATACCCGTTTAGACTATGTCAAACCGCATGGGGCGCTTTACCACGACATGATGAATCAACCAGATGTGTTTCGTGCCGTTGTGGATGCAGTCTCGTGTTTCAACGTCCCACTCATGATCATGGCAACCAGTAACAACCAAGAATTTCTTGATGTAGCGGATCTGTATGATGTACCACTGCTATTTGAAGCTTTCGCCGATCGAACCTACCAAGGCAACGGACGTTTAATGCCACGCACAGAAAAGGGCTCTGTACTGGCAAAAGAAGAAGATATTATTAATCAGGTGAAGCAGATTGCGCGCTATGGCAAAGTCACTAGCGCTGATGGTTTTGTCATTCCCATGGAAGCAGATACCTTATGTGTCCATGGCGATAACAAAGATGCGATTGCCTTAATTGAAAAGATTCGGTATCACCTCAATCCATAA
- a CDS encoding FAD-dependent oxidoreductase — translation MVKTDLKTNRPKIAIIGGGVAGATAAVHLGELGQDVLLIEKGEGLVNGPPICHLHAGGNLYREISEQQCIELLRQSLETVRLYPHTLNKRPTVIAVPNSDPGDPMDILPRLNTLRSAYQLLVNEDARNQLLGNPNDYFRTYNRIELEALQQCTQPEHPSTVDEWMIPVVQNINLDAIKYPLIAVQEYGWSVFRLGASAELVLERLPNCDVRTQTTVIDLEYTDAQWQVTLLSDLGVKEQVTVDYVINACGYQTGSIDDMARHYRKRLVEFKAAYVTHWPDCQQLWPEVIFHGQRGTPNGMAQLTPYADGVFQLHGMTEGITLFKDGLVSSDLRSAQPVLPTYLQTKLTQGWSLDAQIERTDRAISHMSQFMPTFNSAGIAGKPLFGAQQIPGDDATLRAADVSFEEDHYARIEIVKGSSALSAVRKIAQQWQLAAADGVQDIELTHPISMKLTAQQVEDKALAMADDRGYPQALAKVLGE, via the coding sequence ATGGTAAAGACAGACCTGAAAACCAACCGACCTAAGATCGCAATTATTGGCGGCGGTGTGGCGGGCGCAACAGCGGCTGTGCACCTAGGTGAATTAGGTCAAGATGTGCTTTTGATCGAAAAAGGAGAGGGGCTGGTCAATGGACCACCAATTTGTCACTTGCATGCTGGAGGTAACCTCTATCGTGAAATTTCGGAGCAGCAATGTATTGAATTGCTTCGTCAATCATTAGAGACGGTACGACTTTATCCACACACTCTCAATAAACGTCCGACAGTGATTGCGGTGCCCAATAGTGATCCGGGTGACCCAATGGATATTTTACCTCGCTTAAATACCCTTCGTTCAGCTTATCAGTTGTTAGTTAATGAAGATGCGCGTAATCAGTTGTTGGGTAATCCTAACGATTATTTTCGCACCTACAATCGCATTGAACTTGAAGCATTGCAGCAGTGTACTCAGCCAGAACATCCAAGCACTGTTGATGAATGGATGATCCCAGTGGTACAAAATATCAATCTTGATGCAATCAAATATCCGCTGATTGCTGTACAAGAGTATGGATGGAGTGTGTTTCGGTTAGGCGCTAGCGCGGAACTTGTTCTTGAACGCTTGCCGAATTGCGATGTGCGCACACAAACTACCGTCATTGATCTTGAATACACAGATGCTCAGTGGCAAGTGACGCTTCTTAGTGACCTCGGTGTCAAAGAGCAAGTTACCGTCGATTATGTAATCAATGCTTGTGGTTATCAAACCGGCTCAATTGATGATATGGCTCGCCATTATCGTAAGCGTTTGGTGGAGTTTAAGGCGGCTTATGTCACTCATTGGCCAGATTGTCAGCAGTTATGGCCTGAAGTGATCTTTCATGGACAGCGCGGTACGCCAAACGGAATGGCGCAACTGACGCCTTACGCCGATGGTGTGTTTCAACTGCACGGTATGACGGAAGGTATCACTCTATTTAAAGATGGCTTAGTGAGTTCTGATTTACGTTCAGCCCAACCCGTACTGCCGACGTATTTACAAACAAAGCTAACTCAAGGATGGAGTTTGGATGCTCAGATCGAACGTACCGATCGCGCAATTTCACACATGAGTCAGTTTATGCCCACGTTTAACAGTGCGGGTATTGCGGGCAAGCCGTTGTTTGGTGCCCAACAGATCCCGGGAGATGATGCGACGCTGCGTGCGGCTGATGTGAGCTTTGAAGAAGATCATTATGCGCGAATTGAAATAGTGAAAGGGTCATCAGCGTTATCTGCGGTACGTAAAATAGCTCAGCAGTGGCAATTGGCTGCTGCGGATGGTGTGCAAGACATAGAGTTAACTCACCCCATCAGTATGAAGCTTACTGCTCAGCAAGTGGAAGATAAGGCGCTAGCAATGGCCGATGATCGAGGTTACCCACAGGCGCTTGCAAAAGTGCTTGGTGAATAA